Proteins found in one Pectobacterium atrosepticum genomic segment:
- a CDS encoding TonB-dependent receptor, producing the protein MYFKKHQQYLKKHQRKITSGILMSCVLTLPAIARAADPQITTNNSSQRIPPGTEATTTAPVQLKRVKVNAQRATVQPPTTLASVIDGKTLEEERIYRFEDLSQLVTGLDVDTVDVMDTTVTIRGIGDGGESGTNIGMPGSVGLFVDGVYLSRPGVISNDLLDIDSTRVLKGPQGAAYGFNTTGGAIDIRTRKPTFTPEYSLEQSFGQRGYLQSKLMASGPLSDHWAGRINLSRTERGGNVTNIENGHKLGGSTNNGVRGQLLYQPNDSFSLRITGDYSDATQRPVSVLVSATDAFRTRAQQTGLKVVGGRQVAMDDENVIRVAQGGGSVEANWRLQSGYSVNSLSSLRYFRVLPSTADNWNIPLYNDSGANVRDRVWSQSFWLDSPKGNKVDYSLGVDYWGENLDTEANSRYYNDNRVRTWVGNGYQGINVQRFGTLDDTVYSAYGRGTWHAADKLDVIVGLRQTYEKKEGTFIRRNRATFDSGPLSQTNHLPSGSISLNWFAAPNVTPYLTLGYGEKSGGLNVSSGAARQLGIDSLYVDPEKTRSAELGVKTHWLQRKVEWNTALFWSVVEDFQNNAYDEETDTSYLINAGKFRSRGGESQLTLRPLDGLSISLAGTLLDTSYLNFPNARCPAEISAVSCDMSGKRVFKSPTLSYNTRVRYQWDTPNNLQASVSGQWSWRSWAYGTLDDSESNRIPAYGVLNLSSGLSGKQGDNRWNVSLWVKNALDKDYYRSVRGSSATTGVIGEPRMVGISVGYDFKG; encoded by the coding sequence ATGTATTTTAAAAAACACCAGCAGTATTTAAAAAAACACCAACGCAAAATAACGTCGGGCATTTTAATGAGCTGCGTCTTAACGCTTCCCGCTATAGCGCGAGCAGCCGATCCGCAAATCACAACGAATAACTCATCACAGCGGATCCCCCCCGGCACCGAGGCAACAACCACCGCCCCCGTCCAGTTGAAACGCGTGAAAGTAAACGCTCAGCGTGCGACTGTTCAACCGCCAACCACACTGGCATCAGTGATCGACGGCAAAACGCTCGAAGAAGAGCGGATATACCGCTTTGAAGATCTGTCACAGCTCGTGACGGGGCTGGATGTCGATACCGTCGATGTGATGGATACCACAGTGACTATCCGTGGGATTGGCGACGGCGGTGAGAGCGGCACCAACATCGGTATGCCGGGCAGCGTGGGGCTGTTTGTCGATGGCGTCTACTTGTCCCGCCCCGGCGTTATCTCTAACGATTTGCTGGATATCGACAGCACCCGAGTGTTGAAAGGCCCGCAGGGTGCCGCCTACGGCTTTAATACCACCGGCGGCGCGATTGATATTCGCACCCGCAAACCGACCTTCACACCCGAATATTCATTGGAACAATCATTCGGACAGCGTGGCTATCTGCAATCCAAACTGATGGCATCCGGGCCACTCAGCGACCACTGGGCAGGCCGCATTAACCTGTCACGTACCGAACGCGGTGGAAACGTCACGAATATCGAAAACGGCCATAAGCTCGGGGGCAGCACCAATAACGGCGTGCGCGGCCAACTGCTTTATCAGCCGAATGACAGCTTTAGCCTCAGAATCACCGGCGACTACAGCGATGCCACCCAGCGTCCCGTTTCAGTTCTGGTGAGTGCAACCGACGCATTCCGCACCCGCGCACAACAGACTGGCCTCAAGGTCGTCGGCGGTCGTCAGGTCGCCATGGATGACGAGAACGTCATTCGTGTCGCACAAGGCGGCGGTTCGGTAGAGGCCAACTGGAGACTGCAGAGCGGTTATAGCGTCAACTCCCTCTCCTCACTGCGCTATTTCCGCGTATTGCCCAGCACGGCGGATAACTGGAATATCCCGCTCTATAACGATAGCGGTGCCAATGTACGCGATCGCGTCTGGTCGCAAAGCTTTTGGCTGGATTCGCCCAAAGGCAATAAGGTTGATTATTCACTGGGCGTCGATTACTGGGGAGAGAACCTCGATACCGAGGCAAACAGTCGCTACTACAACGACAATCGCGTGCGGACGTGGGTAGGGAATGGCTATCAGGGCATTAACGTTCAGCGCTTTGGTACGTTAGATGACACCGTCTATTCCGCGTATGGCCGCGGAACCTGGCACGCAGCCGATAAGCTGGACGTCATTGTAGGTCTGCGGCAGACCTACGAGAAAAAAGAGGGAACGTTTATCCGCAGGAACCGCGCGACCTTTGACTCTGGGCCACTCTCACAAACCAACCACCTGCCTTCGGGTTCCATCAGCCTGAACTGGTTTGCGGCACCCAACGTCACCCCTTACCTAACGCTGGGCTACGGGGAAAAATCCGGCGGCCTGAACGTGTCATCCGGGGCCGCAAGACAACTGGGGATCGACTCGCTGTACGTCGATCCAGAGAAAACCCGCTCGGCGGAGCTGGGGGTCAAAACCCACTGGCTACAGCGCAAAGTGGAATGGAATACCGCGCTGTTCTGGAGCGTCGTCGAAGATTTCCAGAATAACGCCTATGACGAAGAAACGGATACCAGCTACCTGATTAACGCAGGGAAATTCCGCTCACGCGGCGGGGAATCTCAGTTGACGCTGCGCCCGCTTGACGGCCTAAGCATCAGTCTGGCTGGTACGCTGTTGGATACCAGTTACCTGAACTTCCCCAACGCCCGCTGCCCGGCAGAAATCTCCGCCGTCTCGTGCGATATGTCAGGAAAACGCGTCTTCAAATCACCCACGCTGAGCTACAACACACGCGTGCGTTATCAATGGGATACGCCAAATAACCTACAAGCCTCGGTTTCCGGTCAATGGTCATGGCGGAGCTGGGCCTACGGTACGCTCGATGATTCCGAGAGCAACCGTATTCCGGCCTATGGCGTCCTGAACCTGTCTAGTGGCCTGAGCGGCAAACAAGGCGATAACCGCTGGAACGTGTCGCTGTGGGTAAAAAACGCGTTGGATAAAGACTACTACCGCTCCGTCAGAGGCTCCAGTGCAACAACGGGTGTGATTGGCGAACCGCGCATGGTCGGAATATCGGTCGGTTACGACTTCAAGGGCTAA
- a CDS encoding biopolymer transporter ExbD codes for MAFTSRNDDDVMSEMNITPLVDVMLVLLVVFIVTAPMLTNAIPIQLPKTAAVSPVDRTDPVVISIDSERRVFINKENLAREQLVPRLQQAKAGNADLVVQVQADKEANYGDVAALLADVEQAGITRLSLLTQK; via the coding sequence ATGGCGTTTACCTCGCGTAATGACGACGACGTGATGAGTGAAATGAATATCACGCCGCTCGTGGATGTCATGCTGGTATTGCTGGTGGTGTTTATCGTGACCGCGCCGATGCTGACCAATGCCATTCCTATTCAGCTACCAAAAACGGCGGCGGTGTCCCCGGTCGATCGCACCGATCCGGTTGTTATTAGCATTGATAGTGAGCGGCGTGTCTTCATCAATAAAGAAAACCTGGCGCGGGAACAACTGGTGCCGCGCTTGCAGCAGGCGAAAGCGGGTAATGCAGATTTGGTGGTGCAGGTGCAGGCGGATAAAGAGGCAAATTACGGTGATGTCGCCGCGCTGCTGGCCGATGTCGAGCAGGCAGGGATTACCCGCCTATCCCTGCTGACGCAAAAATAA
- a CDS encoding MotA/TolQ/ExbB proton channel family protein, translating to MTLGHIELFSAEGAVILLLLLFSLVTWGLGLLKLVQYGRAQRRDRHFRAAFWQQDDVSQTPETSAKQPGSLANLALAAVKAPERISGQLALNIHLPDRVERALQQQIQRERRSLEGGLAVLASIGSTSPFIGLFGTVWGIMAALQEIGLSGSASLDTVAGPIGNALIATGVGIAVAVPAVLIYNYFLRRLKLAVADMDDFAHDVYSVMQAHDFHVSALHTSVEPSSAAFSVKNLREVV from the coding sequence ATGACGCTTGGACACATTGAACTCTTTTCTGCGGAAGGCGCTGTGATTCTGTTGCTGTTGCTGTTTTCTCTCGTCACTTGGGGGCTGGGGCTACTGAAGCTCGTCCAATATGGGCGTGCGCAGCGGCGCGATCGACACTTTCGCGCGGCTTTCTGGCAGCAAGATGACGTCAGCCAGACGCCAGAAACCAGCGCAAAGCAGCCCGGTTCACTCGCCAATCTGGCGCTGGCTGCGGTCAAAGCGCCGGAGCGGATTAGCGGGCAGCTTGCTCTTAATATTCATCTGCCCGATCGGGTTGAGCGCGCGCTGCAACAGCAGATTCAACGCGAACGTCGTTCGCTGGAAGGCGGACTGGCGGTGTTGGCCAGCATTGGCAGTACGTCGCCGTTTATCGGCCTGTTTGGTACTGTTTGGGGCATTATGGCAGCGTTGCAGGAGATCGGGCTTTCTGGTTCTGCCAGTCTCGACACTGTCGCAGGGCCGATTGGTAATGCGCTGATAGCTACCGGCGTCGGGATCGCTGTCGCGGTTCCTGCAGTGCTGATCTACAACTACTTTTTGCGTCGTCTCAAGCTGGCCGTCGCGGATATGGATGACTTCGCTCATGATGTCTACAGCGTGATGCAGGCGCACGATTTTCATGTCAGCGCACTTCATACCAGTGTGGAGCCATCGTCTGCCGCTTTCTCCGTGAAGAACCTGAGAGAGGTGGTCTGA
- a CDS encoding nitrate ABC transporter substrate-binding protein, giving the protein MTTSGRKWLVTSLLAMGMAWSGIASAITEIRIAAPDIGAGTKPSGGGLLDVIHSQKLLEREFSKDGISVRWTFIKGAGPVINEAFGNHQVDVAYLGDLASIIGRSRGLDTRVIAVASRGINHYLAVAKGSGIEKIADLKGKRIGIFRGTAGELSFVSALDSQGLKPSDVKLINLDFAAASAALAAGQIDATWGGSNTLSLRDKGLADIPLSSRDLNGAGQLSGFLLVDEKFAKGNEDILRRLVKVQREAANWASDNKNKDEFIQLLATQSGYPENILRVEWDTLPPLTERLSPELDPAFVEKLKRAVTLAYESRLIRQPFDVDKWLDDSYLKATQ; this is encoded by the coding sequence ATGACGACATCAGGACGAAAATGGTTAGTGACTAGCTTATTGGCAATGGGGATGGCCTGGTCAGGTATCGCATCAGCAATCACTGAAATTCGTATTGCCGCGCCAGACATTGGTGCGGGCACAAAACCCAGCGGCGGCGGCCTGCTCGACGTCATCCACAGCCAGAAGCTGCTAGAGCGCGAATTTAGCAAAGATGGAATCAGCGTGCGTTGGACGTTCATCAAAGGCGCCGGCCCCGTCATTAACGAAGCGTTTGGCAACCATCAGGTTGACGTGGCCTATCTGGGCGATTTAGCCAGCATTATCGGCCGTTCACGCGGTCTGGATACCCGTGTGATCGCCGTGGCATCACGCGGCATCAATCACTATCTGGCGGTGGCGAAAGGCTCCGGCATTGAGAAAATTGCCGACCTGAAAGGTAAACGCATCGGGATCTTTCGTGGAACAGCGGGTGAACTTTCCTTCGTCAGCGCGCTTGATTCGCAAGGCCTGAAGCCCTCTGACGTTAAGCTGATCAATCTCGATTTCGCGGCGGCCAGCGCAGCGTTAGCTGCCGGACAGATTGATGCCACCTGGGGCGGCAGCAATACGCTTTCACTACGGGATAAAGGGCTGGCAGACATTCCACTATCCAGCCGCGATTTGAACGGTGCGGGTCAACTCAGCGGCTTCCTGTTAGTCGATGAGAAATTTGCCAAAGGCAACGAGGATATTCTGCGGCGCTTAGTCAAGGTTCAGCGAGAAGCGGCAAACTGGGCTAGCGACAATAAAAATAAAGATGAATTTATTCAACTCTTAGCTACCCAATCGGGCTACCCGGAAAATATATTACGCGTCGAATGGGATACATTACCGCCATTAACGGAGCGTCTTTCGCCCGAATTGGATCCTGCCTTCGTAGAAAAATTAAAACGTGCCGTCACGTTGGCCTATGAATCGCGTCTTATTCGACAACCTTTTGATGTCGATAAATGGCTGGATGATTCTTATCTAAAAGCAACGCAGTAA
- a CDS encoding ABC transporter permease: MMPKYPLRIRSAPDTYLSAATLSAGYSALVISLIVSLVVPLLVLASWWLASRYGWMSEQILPSPLTVIGSARAFIPEELIHQLPISLMRLVIGFSGGIALGLVLGSLFGLNRRLNALFMPLFTVIAQIPTLAWIPLLMLSLGIGEALKLVVLVKSVTVPVTLYTCAGIQQTPQKLHEMVRSLRLPPVAFLRYLILPAMLPYVMTGVRLAFSTGWVALIAVELLASSEGLGYLLVQSRQLFMLDLVFVCILIIGILGFTGERVLLKLERRWIHWPAPVLGRDSLSYALPSLSLTPWLAPLMLIALWQISSTREWVNVAFLPAPSDVIEALWSGLIQGGLLADLNASLLRALQGFMLGSAIGVLVGALLGGWRIADKLFNPALSALRCVALFAWLPLITAWFGLGESAKIVFIAVAAFFPVMLATRQGIAQLPPALLEVAQVLRLTPMQTLRTLILPSVLPPLFSGLRLALMHAWTGAIGAEYFMPSGEGLGGMMIRAQQLLESDRIMAGVVLIAVVAALFSRLITLSERRLTRWRFA; encoded by the coding sequence ATGATGCCCAAATATCCTCTGCGGATACGCTCCGCCCCTGATACTTATCTGAGCGCAGCCACGCTGTCGGCGGGATATTCTGCGCTGGTCATTTCACTGATCGTATCGCTCGTCGTGCCGCTGCTGGTACTTGCCAGTTGGTGGCTTGCCAGTCGATACGGGTGGATGTCTGAACAGATCCTGCCTTCGCCGCTGACGGTGATTGGCAGCGCACGGGCTTTTATCCCCGAAGAGCTAATTCACCAGTTACCCATCAGCCTGATGCGGCTTGTGATTGGTTTTAGTGGCGGCATTGCGCTGGGTCTGGTTTTGGGCAGTCTATTTGGTCTGAACAGACGCTTGAATGCGCTGTTTATGCCGCTATTTACCGTCATCGCGCAGATTCCTACGTTAGCTTGGATCCCGCTTTTGATGCTGTCACTGGGGATCGGGGAAGCGCTGAAGCTGGTGGTGTTGGTGAAATCGGTAACGGTGCCAGTGACGCTTTACACCTGCGCCGGTATTCAACAGACGCCACAAAAGCTGCATGAAATGGTGCGTAGCCTGCGTTTACCGCCCGTCGCCTTCCTGCGTTACCTGATTCTGCCTGCCATGTTGCCTTATGTGATGACGGGCGTTCGGCTGGCGTTTTCCACCGGATGGGTGGCGTTGATTGCGGTTGAGCTGTTGGCTTCCAGCGAAGGGCTGGGTTATCTGTTGGTACAAAGCCGCCAGCTGTTCATGTTGGATCTGGTGTTCGTCTGCATTTTGATCATTGGAATACTAGGGTTTACCGGGGAACGCGTGCTGCTGAAGCTGGAGCGTCGCTGGATTCACTGGCCTGCGCCGGTGCTGGGGCGAGATAGCCTGAGCTATGCGCTGCCGAGTCTGTCGCTGACACCTTGGCTAGCGCCATTGATGTTGATTGCACTGTGGCAGATTAGCAGCACGCGCGAGTGGGTGAACGTGGCTTTTCTTCCCGCGCCGAGTGATGTGATTGAGGCACTGTGGTCGGGGTTGATTCAGGGTGGGCTGCTGGCCGATCTCAATGCCAGTCTGCTGCGTGCGCTACAGGGCTTTATGCTGGGAAGCGCAATCGGTGTGCTGGTCGGTGCGTTGCTCGGCGGCTGGCGCATCGCTGACAAGTTGTTTAATCCGGCGTTGTCCGCACTGCGCTGTGTGGCACTATTCGCCTGGCTGCCGCTGATCACGGCCTGGTTCGGTTTAGGGGAGAGCGCCAAAATCGTATTTATCGCTGTGGCGGCATTCTTTCCTGTGATGTTGGCAACCCGTCAGGGAATCGCCCAGCTTCCTCCTGCGCTATTAGAGGTTGCGCAGGTTCTGCGACTGACGCCGATGCAGACGCTCCGCACGCTGATATTGCCCAGCGTGTTACCGCCGCTGTTTTCAGGCCTGCGACTCGCGTTGATGCATGCGTGGACGGGGGCGATTGGCGCAGAGTATTTCATGCCGTCGGGAGAGGGGCTGGGTGGCATGATGATTCGTGCACAACAGCTGCTTGAGTCCGATCGCATCATGGCCGGTGTAGTGCTGATTGCGGTGGTGGCCGCACTATTTTCCCGGTTGATTACTTTGTCTGAACGGCGGCTGACCCGCTGGCGCTTTGCATGA
- a CDS encoding energy transducer TonB: protein MTELLYAGAAPIPRPYSPEPTPHASRVNGSVQQRLSHLNTTRSSRPERWLAVIATLLLHAAVLALLNSTSTPPVTVPARPQPVSVELVSMVAEPVQQAQPAEPLEPEVVTPPPELAPPPVDKPVDDNALLPPEPEKKVPEKKPEPVPKKTPVKKSTTAPKPTPQPQKETASASAPITPAPVAQKAVALPVDAPLTPPLANADYLHNPAPSYPDVAISRGYEGTVLLNVQVRADGKVQTIRIHQSSGYPSLDEAARDTVLRWSFVPARRGSQPVSGWVVVPVDFSLNS, encoded by the coding sequence ATGACGGAATTACTCTATGCGGGAGCCGCGCCGATACCCCGTCCTTATTCACCGGAACCAACACCGCATGCTAGCCGGGTAAATGGTTCGGTGCAGCAGCGATTATCGCATCTGAATACGACGCGCTCATCCCGGCCGGAGCGCTGGCTGGCCGTAATAGCGACGTTGCTATTGCATGCGGCGGTGCTGGCGTTACTCAACAGTACATCGACACCGCCGGTGACGGTGCCTGCGCGGCCACAACCTGTCAGCGTTGAGTTGGTGTCTATGGTGGCAGAGCCAGTGCAACAAGCCCAGCCTGCTGAACCTTTGGAGCCTGAAGTGGTGACGCCTCCGCCGGAACTCGCTCCACCTCCTGTGGACAAGCCGGTGGATGACAACGCGCTGTTGCCGCCAGAGCCGGAAAAAAAAGTGCCAGAGAAAAAGCCTGAGCCTGTACCGAAAAAGACGCCGGTGAAAAAGAGCACTACCGCGCCTAAACCGACGCCGCAACCACAGAAGGAAACCGCATCGGCATCGGCACCGATAACGCCCGCTCCGGTAGCACAAAAGGCTGTAGCACTGCCCGTTGATGCGCCGTTGACGCCGCCGCTCGCTAATGCTGACTACCTGCATAATCCCGCACCGTCTTATCCCGACGTAGCGATTAGCCGTGGTTATGAAGGCACCGTACTGTTGAACGTGCAGGTACGTGCCGACGGCAAGGTGCAAACCATTCGTATTCATCAATCAAGCGGCTATCCGTCACTTGATGAGGCCGCCAGAGATACAGTGCTGCGCTGGTCTTTTGTTCCGGCGCGTCGCGGCAGTCAGCCGGTTAGCGGCTGGGTCGTTGTACCTGTCGATTTTTCGCTGAACTCATGA